Proteins encoded together in one Gemmatimonadaceae bacterium window:
- a CDS encoding dihydrofolate reductase family protein: protein PEWDAADHDFAAAWRAQPKWVVSHTLTSVGANATLVTESVDAFVRRLKKEVEGEIDVAGPALAASLTDLGLIDEYRLYFRPFVLGGGKPYFAGARPPLRIIASDRVGEDAVRLTCVPA, encoded by the coding sequence GACCGGAGTGGGATGCCGCCGACCACGACTTCGCGGCGGCGTGGCGGGCGCAGCCGAAATGGGTCGTCTCGCATACGCTCACCTCGGTCGGCGCAAACGCCACACTCGTCACGGAGAGCGTCGACGCGTTTGTGCGCCGACTGAAGAAGGAGGTCGAGGGTGAGATCGACGTCGCCGGGCCCGCCCTCGCAGCGAGCCTGACCGACCTCGGTCTGATCGACGAGTATCGTCTCTACTTCCGCCCGTTCGTACTTGGCGGCGGCAAGCCGTACTTTGCCGGCGCCAGGCCGCCGCTCCGCATCATCGCCAGCGATCGTGTTGGCGAGGATGCGGTTCGGCTGACGTGCGTCCCAGCCTGA
- a CDS encoding ABC transporter permease, producing the protein MLDNLIQDARYSARTLAKSFAFSLTAIVTLAIGIGAATAIFSMVNGVLVQRLPMANGDRLVHFRQPSARSSDEGLSALEVADLRRDTRAFSAVAEYHTLTFQLYGHGDPLRVTTGVVSDGFFDMLGVKPALGRTFRPGEEAVGAAPVVVLSHGFWMNQFHGDSSIVGTKFTMNDRVHTVVGVLPPLPGYPEENDVWMPIGACPFRTSEWMATTRDHRMLRAFGIRKPDVPEQEAASELSTLSARAHATYPAAYPAALRMGLVATNARDEMTKRAKPILYMLLATAVFLLLVAVANVATLALSRQLRRSREFALRVALGGGGARLYRQLALENLMLSVAAAAVGVAIAGSGLGLLRTFATRFTPRADEIAMSGPVFLFAAGLCVIIALAVAAVPFLHARGRRDLVGALRAGNVGSGATPREHRVRGLLVAAQVALAFVMLVGGGLIGRSLITLERVDAGIELRDVLTAQLELNFTKYDTPAKQEALARALVERLGALPGVRSTAVASASPLQPGGMSEQRFSIDRASDLVAGSPPPRAEVTAVSPKYFRTVGIPLVRGRPFSPLDRDTLTAPAIISERLVEEYWNGQDPIGTRITFDGGRTWREVVGVVGNVRHRLADPEVADAVYLPILASSSLYDVRVFARAAGPVPTVEQAVRAAVRDVDPQQSVSNVETLDQARGAQLVEPRLTTTLVGVFAVLALVLTATGLSGVVAHNVAQRLPEIAIRVALGATRSRVLALVAREGLVLVVGGVGAGIIASIAMRGVVSHFLFGVRATDAATYAAVALTIIGTAAAACAAPSWRALKAEPARLLRGA; encoded by the coding sequence ATGCTCGACAACCTGATCCAAGACGCGCGGTACTCCGCGCGCACGCTCGCCAAGTCATTCGCCTTCTCGCTCACGGCCATCGTCACGCTCGCGATTGGCATCGGCGCCGCCACCGCGATCTTCAGCATGGTGAACGGCGTGCTGGTTCAACGCCTGCCGATGGCGAACGGCGATCGCCTCGTCCATTTCCGACAGCCATCGGCCCGTTCATCCGACGAGGGCCTCTCGGCTCTCGAGGTGGCGGACCTGCGCCGCGACACGCGTGCCTTCAGCGCCGTTGCCGAATACCACACGTTGACGTTCCAGCTCTACGGACACGGCGATCCGCTTCGCGTGACGACTGGCGTCGTTTCGGACGGCTTCTTCGACATGCTCGGCGTCAAGCCCGCGCTCGGACGCACGTTCCGGCCGGGCGAGGAAGCGGTGGGTGCCGCGCCCGTCGTCGTGCTCAGTCATGGATTCTGGATGAATCAGTTTCACGGCGATTCGTCCATCGTTGGGACGAAGTTCACGATGAACGATCGCGTGCACACCGTCGTCGGCGTGCTGCCGCCGCTCCCCGGGTACCCGGAAGAGAACGACGTGTGGATGCCAATCGGCGCCTGTCCCTTCCGCACCTCAGAATGGATGGCGACCACGCGCGACCACCGCATGCTGCGGGCATTCGGTATTCGCAAGCCCGATGTCCCAGAACAAGAGGCGGCGAGCGAGCTCTCGACGCTCAGCGCGCGCGCGCACGCGACGTATCCGGCCGCGTACCCAGCGGCGCTGCGCATGGGTCTCGTGGCCACGAACGCCCGCGACGAGATGACCAAGCGCGCGAAACCCATTCTCTACATGCTTCTCGCCACCGCGGTGTTTCTGCTGCTCGTGGCGGTCGCCAACGTGGCCACGCTCGCGCTTTCGCGACAGTTGCGGCGGTCGCGCGAGTTCGCCTTGCGGGTCGCCCTCGGCGGAGGTGGCGCGCGTCTCTATCGCCAGCTCGCGCTGGAAAACCTGATGCTGAGCGTCGCCGCCGCCGCCGTTGGCGTCGCCATCGCCGGCAGTGGTCTGGGATTGCTGCGCACCTTCGCGACGCGCTTTACACCGCGGGCCGACGAGATCGCGATGAGCGGGCCTGTGTTCCTCTTCGCCGCTGGGCTGTGCGTGATCATCGCGCTCGCGGTCGCCGCGGTGCCGTTCCTTCACGCGCGCGGCCGCCGAGATCTTGTCGGCGCGCTTCGCGCCGGCAACGTTGGTTCAGGAGCGACGCCGCGCGAGCATCGCGTCCGAGGGCTCCTCGTCGCCGCGCAGGTAGCGCTGGCCTTCGTGATGCTCGTTGGCGGGGGACTCATTGGGCGCAGCTTGATCACGCTCGAGCGGGTAGACGCCGGCATCGAACTTCGCGACGTGTTGACCGCCCAGCTCGAGTTGAACTTCACGAAGTACGATACGCCGGCCAAGCAAGAGGCACTCGCGCGCGCACTCGTCGAGCGGCTCGGCGCGTTGCCGGGGGTGAGATCAACGGCAGTGGCCAGCGCGTCGCCACTCCAACCGGGCGGTATGAGCGAGCAGCGGTTCAGCATCGATCGCGCATCCGATCTTGTCGCCGGCAGCCCTCCGCCGCGCGCCGAGGTCACGGCCGTTTCGCCGAAGTACTTTCGGACCGTCGGGATTCCGCTCGTCCGCGGCCGGCCGTTTTCGCCGCTCGATCGCGACACCCTCACCGCACCGGCGATCATCAGCGAGCGCCTGGTCGAGGAATATTGGAACGGGCAGGATCCGATCGGGACGCGTATCACGTTTGACGGTGGGCGAACGTGGCGCGAGGTGGTGGGAGTGGTCGGCAACGTGCGGCACCGCCTTGCCGATCCCGAAGTGGCCGACGCCGTCTATCTGCCGATTCTCGCGTCGTCGTCGCTGTACGACGTTCGCGTGTTCGCTCGCGCGGCTGGCCCTGTGCCGACCGTCGAGCAGGCGGTGCGCGCCGCTGTCCGCGACGTGGATCCGCAACAGTCCGTTTCAAACGTCGAGACGCTCGACCAAGCGCGTGGCGCGCAGTTGGTGGAGCCGCGCCTCACGACCACGCTCGTCGGAGTGTTCGCCGTGCTGGCGCTCGTGCTCACCGCAACAGGGCTCTCGGGCGTCGTCGCCCACAATGTGGCGCAGCGGCTTCCCGAGATCGCGATTCGCGTAGCGCTTGGCGCAACGCGCTCGCGAGTGTTGGCATTGGTCGCGCGCGAAGGGCTCGTGCTCGTCGTCGGCGGCGTGGGCGCCGGGATCATCGCGTCGATCGCGATGCGCGGCGTGGTCTCGCATTTCTTGTTTGGTGTGCGAGCCACCGACGCCGCGACTTACGCCGCGGTGGCGCTGACCATCATCGGCACGGCGGCCGCGGCGTGCGCCGCGCCCTCGTGGCGCGCGCTCAAAGCCGAGCCGGCGCGCTTACTCCGCGGCGCTTAA
- a CDS encoding shikimate kinase → MIHLIGPGGAGKSTAAPYVAALLDGSVLDLDRVFEVAHGDIDRFIRVHGYAAYAAANVEIYLERGSRSSAVAALSSGFMTYSADVHPAIAGLQRELAAAPTTVLLLPSLDLEICVAETLRRQAIRPLAIRRSAGREEAVIRKRFAHYRQLTSRVVTTMRPAWVVAREVVAAIKPGAARQRRSCAPDPFPPFSPTAS, encoded by the coding sequence GTGATTCATCTCATTGGCCCAGGCGGCGCCGGAAAGAGCACCGCGGCTCCGTATGTCGCCGCGCTCCTCGACGGGTCAGTACTCGACCTCGACCGCGTATTCGAAGTGGCGCACGGCGATATCGATCGGTTCATTCGCGTACATGGGTACGCGGCTTATGCCGCGGCAAACGTCGAGATCTACCTCGAACGCGGGTCGAGGAGCTCGGCCGTCGCGGCTCTCTCGTCAGGATTCATGACCTATTCCGCAGACGTGCATCCTGCGATCGCTGGGCTGCAACGAGAATTGGCTGCCGCGCCGACAACCGTCCTCCTGCTTCCGTCGCTCGACCTCGAGATTTGTGTCGCCGAAACGCTTCGACGTCAGGCAATCCGCCCATTGGCGATCCGTCGGTCAGCGGGGCGCGAGGAGGCCGTCATCCGAAAGCGGTTCGCCCACTATCGTCAGCTCACGTCGCGCGTGGTGACTACGATGCGGCCGGCATGGGTCGTGGCGCGCGAGGTCGTGGCCGCGATCAAGCCAGGCGCGGCGCGGCAGCGGCGATCATGCGCGCCAGACCCTTTTCCGCCATTTTCGCCCACTGCCAGCTGA